The Hyalangium gracile genome window below encodes:
- a CDS encoding YIP1 family protein, whose translation MEGSLQATCAVHPERQALQICARCGTFACEQCLGDSAAGEPLCSACVERDALHRLPWDNRKELGIFRAWFKSVGPIMLRPGMTFASTRTQGDLGGAFLFAGIANFFGYFTTFLLFTIFVGVMPTPDTAVQTPVPFKAMMVGTYGTFTVLAPLFGMAMAVFIAALDHVVLRMIGKPRSFETTVRAAAFAQAPLVLGLLPFCGLYVAPFWCLVAKVHAYKGMHRLTAGKAAAGALLVPVLGTVVSCGAYLAIVFVIVSAIQPGK comes from the coding sequence ATGGAAGGCAGCCTCCAGGCCACGTGCGCGGTGCACCCCGAGCGCCAGGCGCTGCAGATCTGCGCGCGCTGTGGGACCTTCGCGTGCGAGCAGTGCCTCGGCGACTCAGCCGCGGGCGAGCCCCTCTGCTCGGCCTGCGTGGAGCGTGACGCGCTCCACCGGCTGCCCTGGGACAACCGCAAGGAGCTGGGCATCTTCCGGGCGTGGTTCAAGTCGGTGGGCCCGATCATGCTCCGGCCCGGGATGACCTTCGCGAGCACCCGGACGCAGGGCGATCTCGGGGGCGCGTTCCTGTTCGCGGGCATCGCGAACTTCTTCGGCTACTTCACCACCTTCCTGCTCTTCACCATCTTCGTGGGGGTGATGCCCACGCCCGATACGGCCGTGCAGACGCCGGTTCCCTTCAAGGCGATGATGGTGGGCACCTACGGCACCTTCACGGTGCTGGCCCCGCTGTTCGGGATGGCCATGGCGGTGTTCATCGCCGCCCTGGATCACGTGGTGCTGCGGATGATCGGCAAGCCCCGGTCGTTCGAGACCACCGTGCGCGCCGCGGCGTTCGCCCAGGCTCCGCTCGTGCTCGGGCTGCTGCCCTTCTGCGGCCTGTACGTGGCCCCGTTCTGGTGCCTGGTGGCCAAGGTCCACGCCTACAAGGGGATGCACCGCCTGACGGCCGGCAAGGCCGCGGCCGGAGCGCTCCTGGTTCCCGTGCTCGGCACCGTGGTGTCCTGCGGCGCCTACCTGGCCATCGTCTTCGTCATCGTCTCGGCGATCCAGCCCGGAAAGTAG
- the nth gene encoding endonuclease III → MPPAKIVPSLLERLRQAHPDARYELNWSTPFELLVATILAAQCTDERVNRVTATLFQKYPGPQAFAEANTPELEEDLKPTGFYKQKAKSVQSMSRELLVKFSGEVPRTIDELVTLPGVARKTANVVLNTAFNLPSGVIVDTHVARVSQRLGLTKKEKPEEIEKDLMKLVPQDQWTFFGPATVLHGRYTCTARKPKCEECPLNDLCPKIGV, encoded by the coding sequence ATGCCTCCCGCCAAGATCGTCCCGTCCCTGCTCGAGCGCCTGCGTCAGGCCCACCCGGATGCGCGCTACGAGCTCAACTGGTCCACGCCCTTCGAGCTGCTCGTGGCCACCATCCTGGCCGCGCAGTGCACGGACGAGCGCGTCAACCGGGTCACCGCCACGCTCTTCCAGAAGTACCCGGGCCCGCAGGCCTTCGCCGAGGCGAACACTCCGGAGCTCGAGGAGGACCTCAAGCCCACGGGCTTCTACAAACAGAAGGCGAAGTCCGTGCAGAGCATGAGCCGCGAGCTGCTGGTGAAGTTCTCCGGCGAGGTGCCCCGCACGATCGATGAGCTGGTGACGCTGCCGGGCGTGGCTCGGAAGACGGCCAACGTCGTCCTCAACACCGCCTTCAACCTGCCCTCGGGCGTCATCGTGGACACCCACGTGGCGCGGGTCAGCCAGCGCCTGGGGCTCACCAAGAAGGAGAAGCCCGAGGAGATCGAGAAGGATCTCATGAAGCTGGTCCCCCAGGACCAGTGGACCTTCTTCGGTCCGGCGACGGTGCTCCACGGCCGGTACACCTGCACGGCGCGCAAGCCGAAGTGCGAGGAGTGCCCCTTGAACGATCTCTGCCCGAAGATCGGGGTGTAG
- a CDS encoding ABC transporter permease has translation MRRILHRPEFGAACGVIAVWAFFALYAGGSGFMSQAGSATYLEIASELGILAAAVSLLMIAGEFDLSVGSMIAASGMTISLLCDRLGWSIWAAIAVAMVLALAVGFANGIIVVRTGLPSFIVTLGSLFMLSGFTIGMTRLITGRTQVGGLHETLHYESARAIFASRIGGYSVSVLWWVAITALATWVLLRTRFGNWIFGAGGAPDAARNLGVPVRRVKITLFMTTAFCACLIATFQAVKFTGADVLRGTGKELEAILAAVLGGTLLTGGHGSVIGAAFGALIFGMVQQGIVFAGVDSDWYKVFLGVMLLSAVLVNTYVRGRMVEARR, from the coding sequence ATGCGCAGAATCCTCCACCGCCCCGAGTTTGGAGCAGCCTGCGGCGTCATCGCCGTGTGGGCCTTCTTCGCGCTCTACGCCGGCGGCTCCGGCTTCATGTCCCAGGCCGGATCCGCCACGTACCTCGAGATCGCCTCCGAGCTCGGCATCCTGGCCGCCGCCGTCTCGCTGCTGATGATCGCGGGCGAGTTCGATCTCTCGGTCGGCTCGATGATCGCCGCCAGCGGCATGACGATCTCGCTGCTCTGCGACCGGCTCGGCTGGTCCATCTGGGCCGCGATCGCGGTGGCCATGGTGCTGGCGCTCGCGGTGGGGTTCGCCAACGGCATCATCGTCGTCCGGACGGGGCTGCCCTCGTTCATCGTGACGCTCGGCTCGCTGTTCATGCTGAGCGGCTTCACCATCGGCATGACGCGCCTCATCACCGGGCGCACCCAGGTCGGCGGGCTGCATGAGACGCTCCACTACGAGTCGGCGCGGGCCATCTTCGCCAGCCGGATCGGCGGCTACTCCGTGTCCGTCCTCTGGTGGGTGGCCATCACCGCGCTGGCCACCTGGGTGCTGCTGCGCACCCGGTTCGGCAACTGGATCTTCGGTGCTGGAGGAGCCCCCGACGCCGCGCGCAACCTGGGCGTCCCGGTCCGCCGCGTGAAGATCACCCTCTTCATGACGACCGCGTTCTGCGCGTGCCTCATCGCCACGTTCCAGGCCGTGAAGTTCACCGGCGCCGACGTGCTGCGCGGCACGGGCAAGGAACTGGAGGCCATCCTCGCCGCGGTGCTGGGCGGCACCTTGCTCACGGGCGGCCACGGCTCGGTCATCGGCGCCGCGTTCGGGGCGCTCATCTTCGGAATGGTGCAGCAGGGCATCGTCTTCGCGGGCGTGGACTCCGACTGGTACAAGGTGTTCCTCGGGGTGATGTTGCTCAGCGCGGTGCTCGTCAACACCTACGTCCGCGGCCGGATGGTGGAGGCCCGGCGATGA
- a CDS encoding OsmC family protein: MPRTKSWNYETQLRWSQELEGELASPGLPGMGFGAPPEFGGKAGQWGPETLLLGATESCTLLTFLALARRKSVQISGYRSTAAGTLAADAEGVIRFTEITIRPVVQVKSEADAEAVRALFQDVPKRCFISCSLKAEPRIELTVEVAGTP; this comes from the coding sequence ATGCCCCGCACGAAGAGCTGGAACTACGAGACGCAGCTGCGCTGGAGCCAGGAGCTGGAGGGAGAGCTCGCCTCTCCGGGCCTGCCGGGAATGGGCTTCGGCGCGCCTCCCGAGTTCGGAGGGAAGGCGGGCCAGTGGGGGCCGGAGACCCTGCTGCTGGGCGCCACCGAGTCCTGCACCCTGCTCACCTTCCTGGCCCTGGCTCGCCGCAAGAGCGTGCAGATCTCCGGCTACCGCAGCACCGCGGCCGGCACCCTCGCCGCGGATGCGGAGGGCGTCATCCGCTTCACCGAGATCACCATCCGCCCCGTGGTGCAGGTGAAGAGCGAGGCGGACGCCGAGGCCGTGCGAGCCCTCTTCCAGGACGTGCCCAAGCGCTGCTTCATCAGCTGCTCCCTCAAGGCCGAGCCGCGCATCGAGCTGACCGTGGAGGTGGCCGGCACCCCGTGA
- a CDS encoding ATP-binding cassette domain-containing protein — protein MSPESVGVPPLLEVEGLTKSFGKVSAIEGISMSVRAGEVMCVLGDNGAGKSTLIKTLSGVHPPDSGRMVISGREVRLKSPRDARDHGIATVYQDLAMVPMLSIVRNFFMGAEPMKGFGPFRRFDLEAADAVVRAELDKMGIHVRDTSEPVGTLSGGERQSIAIARAVYFGAKVLILDEPTSALGVKQAGIVLRYVAQARARGCGVILVTHNPHHAWLIGDRFTILNRGRSQGTFSKDQISREELIQRMAGGRELEELTHELGGLVREDPRRAASQE, from the coding sequence ATGAGCCCCGAGAGCGTGGGCGTGCCTCCGCTGCTCGAGGTGGAGGGGCTCACCAAGTCCTTCGGCAAGGTGTCGGCCATCGAGGGCATCTCGATGAGCGTGCGCGCCGGCGAGGTGATGTGCGTGCTCGGCGACAACGGCGCCGGCAAGTCCACGCTCATCAAGACACTCTCCGGAGTGCACCCGCCGGACAGCGGGCGGATGGTCATCTCGGGCCGGGAGGTGCGCCTGAAGTCTCCGCGGGACGCGCGGGACCACGGCATCGCGACCGTCTACCAGGATCTCGCGATGGTCCCCATGCTCTCCATCGTGCGCAACTTCTTCATGGGCGCCGAGCCCATGAAGGGCTTCGGCCCCTTCCGGCGCTTCGATCTCGAGGCCGCGGACGCCGTGGTGCGGGCCGAGCTGGACAAGATGGGCATCCACGTGCGCGACACCTCCGAGCCCGTGGGGACGCTCTCCGGCGGAGAGCGCCAGTCCATCGCCATCGCGCGCGCCGTGTACTTCGGCGCCAAGGTGCTCATCCTCGACGAGCCGACCTCGGCGCTGGGCGTCAAGCAGGCCGGCATCGTGCTGCGCTATGTCGCCCAGGCCCGCGCCCGGGGCTGCGGGGTGATCCTCGTCACGCACAACCCGCACCACGCCTGGCTCATCGGCGACCGCTTCACGATCCTCAACCGCGGGCGGAGCCAGGGCACCTTCTCGAAGGATCAGATCTCCCGCGAGGAGCTCATCCAGCGCATGGCCGGCGGGCGAGAGCTGGAGGAGCTCACGCACGAGCTGGGCGGGCTCGTCCGCGAGGATCCGCGGCGGGCGGCCTCGCAGGAGTGA
- a CDS encoding U32 family peptidase, with translation MPARRPEILAPAGDLDSLQAALASGADAVYFGLDEGFNARARAENFSLARLPETVALIHRAGARAYLTLNTLVFEPELAVAEHLIRGAAAAGVDALILQDPAVALLARAVCPQLELHASTQMTISSAEGVRFAQGLGICRVVVPRELSVAEIRKLAGQTDVELEVFIHGALCMSWSGQCLTSEAWGGRSANRGQCAQSCRLPYELVVDSQTRELGEVKYLLSPKDLAGVHAVPELVGIGVHGLKIEGRLKGPAYVSATVGGYRRWVEGIVAGAPDEARLKWDLAEMSLTYSRGFSNGFLAGSDHQTLVEGRFPKHRGVYLGRVRSISGKEVLVVPDERPWTGALGLGSDRPENPAGQVSSPLKGEPTPDAVDPRPGMGVVFDAGRPEDKNEPGGPIFRVERRGEGWVLGFGNPGPDLGRVAAGQRVWLNSDPSLARRVEGMLAQGEPEGRIPLELKVSGAEGSALRIQASAWGHESSAVSPVPLAPSRGGGLDQALLRDKLGAFGGTPFHLAGLDCSGLAPGLHLPVSELKALRRHLVTELTVAVEKGYRRTVVETPVVDGVRASHVERVPAMPAVERARLLPLCRNDAQLEAVIAAGLPEVELDWMEMVGLQRAVERARAAGLRVTIATVRVQKPGEEGYDQRIDRLRPDAVLVRHWGAMMHFLERPSGQPRPVLHGDFSLNVTNSVTASYLLGLGLDTLTFSHDLDADQLFALLEHAPAHRFAVALHHHIATFHTEHCVYSHTLSNGRDFRTCGRPCEKHQISLRDRLGLDHPVIVDVGCRNTVFNAQAQSAASLVPRLLERGVRRFRVEFVRESQEEAARVLSAYQELLAGRLAPAEAVRRAAVHEQFGVTKGTMKVLSPPAAAPR, from the coding sequence ATGCCTGCTCGCCGTCCCGAAATCCTTGCTCCCGCGGGGGATCTCGACTCCCTCCAGGCCGCGCTCGCCAGCGGAGCGGATGCCGTCTACTTCGGGCTCGATGAGGGCTTCAACGCCCGGGCCCGAGCGGAGAACTTCTCGCTGGCACGGCTGCCGGAGACGGTGGCCCTCATCCACCGCGCGGGGGCGCGTGCGTACCTCACGCTGAACACGCTCGTGTTCGAGCCCGAGCTGGCGGTGGCCGAGCACCTGATCCGGGGAGCGGCCGCCGCGGGGGTGGATGCCCTCATCCTCCAGGATCCCGCCGTGGCCCTGCTGGCGCGGGCCGTGTGCCCCCAGCTCGAGCTGCACGCCTCCACGCAGATGACCATCTCCAGCGCGGAGGGTGTGCGCTTCGCCCAGGGGCTGGGCATCTGCCGCGTGGTCGTGCCCCGAGAGCTCTCGGTCGCGGAGATCCGCAAGCTGGCCGGGCAGACGGATGTGGAGCTGGAGGTCTTCATCCACGGCGCGCTCTGCATGTCCTGGAGCGGCCAGTGCCTCACGAGCGAGGCCTGGGGCGGGCGCTCCGCCAACCGGGGCCAGTGCGCCCAGTCGTGCCGCCTGCCGTACGAGCTCGTCGTCGACTCGCAGACGCGGGAGCTCGGCGAGGTGAAGTACCTGCTCAGCCCCAAGGATCTGGCCGGTGTGCACGCGGTGCCGGAGCTGGTCGGCATCGGCGTCCATGGCCTCAAGATCGAGGGGCGGCTCAAGGGCCCGGCCTATGTCTCGGCGACCGTGGGGGGCTATCGGCGCTGGGTGGAGGGCATCGTCGCCGGCGCGCCGGACGAGGCCCGGCTCAAGTGGGACCTGGCGGAGATGTCGCTCACGTACAGCCGAGGCTTCTCCAACGGCTTCCTCGCGGGCTCGGACCACCAGACGCTCGTGGAAGGACGCTTCCCCAAGCACCGGGGCGTGTACCTGGGGCGGGTGCGCTCCATCTCCGGCAAGGAGGTGCTCGTCGTCCCCGATGAGCGCCCGTGGACGGGAGCGCTGGGCCTGGGCTCGGACCGTCCGGAGAATCCCGCCGGGCAGGTGTCCTCGCCCTTGAAGGGAGAGCCCACGCCCGACGCCGTCGATCCGCGCCCGGGCATGGGCGTGGTTTTCGACGCGGGCCGGCCCGAGGACAAGAACGAGCCCGGTGGCCCCATCTTCCGCGTCGAGCGGCGCGGCGAGGGGTGGGTGCTGGGCTTCGGCAACCCGGGGCCGGATCTGGGCCGCGTGGCCGCCGGCCAGCGCGTGTGGCTCAACAGCGATCCCTCGCTGGCCCGCCGGGTGGAGGGCATGCTCGCGCAGGGCGAGCCGGAGGGGCGCATCCCGCTGGAGCTGAAGGTCTCCGGCGCGGAGGGGAGTGCGCTCCGCATCCAGGCCAGTGCCTGGGGCCATGAGTCCTCGGCGGTCAGCCCTGTTCCGCTCGCGCCTTCACGGGGCGGCGGGCTGGACCAGGCGCTGCTCCGGGACAAGCTGGGCGCCTTCGGAGGAACGCCGTTCCATCTGGCGGGGCTGGACTGCTCCGGCCTGGCTCCGGGCCTGCACCTGCCCGTCTCCGAGCTCAAGGCGCTCCGGCGCCACCTCGTGACGGAGCTCACGGTCGCGGTGGAGAAGGGCTACCGACGGACCGTCGTGGAGACGCCGGTGGTCGACGGGGTGCGCGCCTCGCATGTGGAGCGTGTGCCCGCCATGCCCGCCGTGGAGCGCGCGCGCCTGCTCCCGCTGTGCCGCAACGACGCGCAGCTCGAGGCCGTCATCGCCGCCGGGCTGCCCGAGGTGGAGCTGGACTGGATGGAGATGGTGGGCCTGCAGCGCGCGGTGGAGCGGGCCCGGGCCGCGGGGCTGCGCGTCACGATCGCCACCGTCCGGGTGCAGAAGCCGGGCGAGGAGGGCTATGACCAGCGCATCGACCGGCTGCGTCCGGACGCCGTGCTGGTGCGCCACTGGGGCGCGATGATGCACTTCCTCGAGCGCCCCTCCGGTCAGCCACGCCCGGTGCTGCACGGGGACTTCTCGCTCAACGTCACGAACTCGGTCACCGCCTCGTACCTGCTGGGGCTGGGGCTGGACACGCTGACGTTCTCGCACGATCTCGACGCGGACCAGCTCTTCGCGCTGCTGGAGCACGCGCCCGCGCATCGCTTCGCGGTGGCGCTGCACCACCACATCGCGACCTTCCACACCGAGCACTGCGTGTACTCGCACACGCTCTCCAACGGCCGGGACTTCCGCACCTGTGGCCGGCCCTGTGAGAAGCATCAGATCTCGCTGAGGGATCGGCTGGGCCTGGATCACCCCGTCATCGTCGACGTGGGCTGCCGCAACACGGTGTTCAACGCCCAGGCCCAGAGCGCCGCGTCGCTGGTGCCCCGGCTCCTGGAGCGAGGCGTGCGCCGCTTCCGCGTCGAGTTCGTCCGCGAGTCCCAGGAGGAGGCGGCCCGTGTGCTCTCCGCCTACCAGGAGCTGCTCGCGGGCCGGCTGGCTCCGGCCGAGGCTGTCCGCCGCGCGGCCGTGCACGAGCAGTTCGGTGTCACCAAGGGCACCATGAAGGTGCTCAGCCCGCCGGCCGCCGCTCCCCGTTGA
- a CDS encoding sugar ABC transporter substrate-binding protein gives MRNHPRLRALLGSMAILLAAACSKPEAPKPAAPAGTTEAPASAAPAAPKKDVKIAVVTHGQASDTFWSVVKNGVDNAARDLGVTVTYNAPQTFDMVAMSRLIDAEVAKKPDGLVVSIPDSNALSQSIKAAVAAGIPVISINSGSDAYKQLGVLLHVGQTEYEAGFGGGEKMGGSGVKNALCINHEVGNASLDLRCKGFLDAITKAGGTGKVLAVNAADPTDSQQKVTASLAGGGIDGIMTLGPLGSNAALAALKQADSLGKVKLGTFDLTPDVLSGIRDGQLEFAIDQQQYLQGYLPIVLLSQYKQFGVLPAGGILPTGPGFVTKENAARVIELSKQGIR, from the coding sequence ATGCGTAACCACCCAAGACTGCGGGCGCTGCTCGGCTCGATGGCCATCCTGCTTGCCGCGGCCTGCTCCAAGCCCGAGGCGCCCAAGCCGGCCGCCCCGGCGGGCACGACCGAGGCTCCGGCGTCCGCCGCGCCGGCGGCTCCCAAGAAGGACGTGAAGATCGCCGTCGTGACCCACGGCCAGGCGTCCGACACCTTCTGGTCCGTGGTGAAGAACGGCGTGGACAACGCCGCCAGGGATCTGGGCGTCACCGTCACCTACAACGCACCGCAGACCTTCGACATGGTGGCCATGAGCCGCCTCATCGACGCGGAGGTCGCCAAGAAGCCGGACGGCCTGGTGGTCTCCATCCCCGACTCCAACGCCCTGTCCCAGTCCATCAAGGCCGCGGTGGCCGCGGGCATCCCCGTCATCTCCATCAACTCGGGCAGTGACGCCTACAAGCAGCTCGGCGTGCTGCTCCACGTCGGGCAGACCGAGTACGAGGCCGGCTTCGGCGGCGGCGAGAAGATGGGTGGCTCCGGCGTGAAGAATGCCCTGTGCATCAACCACGAGGTGGGCAACGCCTCGCTCGATCTGCGCTGCAAGGGCTTCCTGGACGCCATCACCAAGGCGGGCGGCACGGGCAAGGTGCTCGCGGTGAACGCGGCCGACCCCACCGACTCCCAGCAGAAGGTCACCGCCTCGCTGGCCGGTGGCGGCATCGACGGCATCATGACCCTGGGGCCCCTGGGCTCCAACGCGGCGCTGGCGGCGCTCAAGCAGGCAGACAGCCTGGGCAAGGTGAAGCTGGGCACCTTCGACCTGACGCCGGACGTGCTCTCCGGCATCCGCGACGGCCAGCTGGAGTTCGCCATCGATCAGCAGCAGTACCTGCAGGGCTACCTGCCGATCGTGCTCCTGTCCCAGTACAAGCAGTTTGGCGTGCTGCCGGCCGGTGGCATCCTGCCGACGGGCCCTGGGTTCGTGACCAAGGAGAACGCGGCTCGGGTCATCGAGCTGAGCAAGCAGGGCATCCGGTAG
- a CDS encoding prephenate dehydrogenase, with translation MMQVALLGYGRFGRALGSLLTESGMGFRALDPHADVPASHRAASLPELVAGADIVVVAVPVPRLHSVLEDLRPHLRPSQLVLDVGSVKVKPVEALAEVLGFQVPWVGTHPLFGPLSLAMAERPLRVVICPNPLHPEATGRARTFYERLGCEIVEQTPESHDRVMAHTHALTFFVAKGMIDAGTGLDVPFAPASFKALARTIETVRSDAGHLFAAIQRENPFASEARRQLLEALGQIHEQLERLPPEASSPEAGRMAIPTPEAPPTDRGEYQEHLDQIDRELIALLDRRIHLARRAARAEPREGQGSEPAQEEALLAARRAWASELGLEREAEVFFRTVLQLSRTNEGTEG, from the coding sequence ATGATGCAGGTTGCTCTCCTGGGCTACGGGCGGTTCGGTCGGGCTCTCGGCTCGTTGCTGACGGAGTCGGGCATGGGCTTCCGGGCCCTGGATCCTCACGCGGACGTGCCCGCGTCCCACCGCGCCGCGTCGCTGCCGGAGCTCGTCGCGGGTGCCGACATCGTCGTGGTGGCCGTTCCCGTGCCGAGGCTCCACTCCGTCCTCGAGGATCTGCGCCCGCACCTGCGCCCCTCTCAGCTCGTGCTGGACGTGGGGAGCGTGAAGGTGAAGCCGGTGGAGGCGCTCGCCGAGGTGCTGGGCTTCCAGGTGCCGTGGGTGGGCACGCATCCGCTCTTCGGACCGCTGAGCCTGGCCATGGCCGAGCGCCCGCTGCGCGTCGTCATCTGTCCCAACCCCCTGCACCCGGAGGCCACCGGGAGGGCGCGCACCTTCTACGAGCGGCTCGGCTGCGAGATCGTCGAGCAGACGCCCGAGAGCCACGACCGCGTGATGGCCCATACCCACGCGCTCACGTTCTTCGTCGCCAAGGGGATGATCGACGCGGGCACGGGGCTCGACGTGCCGTTCGCTCCGGCCAGCTTCAAGGCGCTGGCCCGCACCATCGAGACCGTCCGCTCGGACGCGGGACACCTCTTCGCCGCCATCCAGCGCGAGAACCCCTTCGCGTCGGAGGCCCGGCGTCAGCTGCTCGAGGCGCTCGGGCAGATCCACGAGCAGCTCGAGCGGCTGCCTCCCGAGGCCAGCTCGCCCGAAGCGGGGCGCATGGCGATCCCAACCCCGGAAGCGCCTCCGACGGACCGGGGCGAGTACCAGGAGCACCTCGATCAGATCGATCGAGAGCTGATCGCCCTGCTGGATCGACGCATCCACCTGGCTCGGCGCGCGGCCCGCGCTGAACCGCGAGAGGGGCAGGGGAGCGAACCGGCGCAGGAGGAAGCCCTGCTCGCGGCTCGGCGGGCCTGGGCCTCCGAGCTGGGGCTGGAGCGGGAGGCGGAGGTCTTCTTTCGCACCGTTCTCCAGCTCTCCCGCACCAACGAGGGCACGGAAGGCTGA
- a CDS encoding PfkB family carbohydrate kinase — protein MTSIPELLVVGHVTRDFIRGETRLGGAASFSARVAATLGIETALVTAAPADFSLMAPLRSLPRLSIHVVPSPEVTTFELDYSGPRRRVILRSVARPIRIEDIPPEWRNIPVAYVAPVAGECDRALVDGLGSRLICAGLQGWLRKPGPGGVVEPTIASEASQPPRGLGVAVFSEEDHPESEFLAEQLARQGLTVALTRGRRGSTVRRGAQRWEIPAAPANEVDPTGAGDVFGISITLALARGASAPEAASTAAAIAARVVEGPELGNLTSADARHLPPPGTSA, from the coding sequence ATGACTTCAATCCCCGAGCTGCTCGTCGTCGGCCATGTCACCCGGGACTTCATCCGGGGCGAGACCCGCCTGGGCGGCGCCGCCTCCTTCTCCGCGCGAGTCGCCGCGACGCTGGGCATCGAGACGGCGCTCGTCACCGCGGCGCCCGCCGACTTCTCGCTGATGGCGCCCCTGCGCTCGCTCCCCCGGCTCTCGATCCACGTCGTGCCGAGCCCGGAGGTGACGACCTTCGAGCTCGACTACAGCGGCCCGCGTCGGCGCGTCATCCTGCGCTCGGTGGCCCGGCCCATCCGCATCGAGGACATTCCCCCCGAGTGGCGCAACATCCCGGTGGCCTATGTGGCGCCGGTGGCGGGCGAGTGCGACCGCGCGCTCGTGGACGGGCTGGGCTCACGGCTGATCTGCGCGGGGCTGCAGGGCTGGCTCCGCAAGCCGGGTCCGGGAGGAGTGGTCGAGCCGACCATCGCCAGTGAGGCCTCGCAGCCTCCGCGCGGGCTGGGCGTGGCCGTCTTCTCCGAGGAGGACCACCCCGAGTCCGAGTTCCTGGCCGAGCAGCTGGCCCGCCAGGGCCTCACCGTGGCCCTGACCCGGGGCCGGCGAGGCTCCACGGTGCGCCGGGGCGCCCAGCGCTGGGAGATCCCCGCGGCCCCCGCCAACGAGGTGGACCCGACGGGTGCCGGCGACGTCTTCGGCATCTCCATCACGCTGGCACTGGCTCGCGGGGCCTCGGCACCCGAGGCGGCCTCCACGGCCGCGGCGATTGCCGCCCGGGTCGTCGAGGGCCCCGAGCTCGGCAACCTCACCTCGGCGGACGCCCGGCACCTGCCGCCACCGGGCACCTCGGCCTGA
- a CDS encoding DUF418 domain-containing protein, protein MSSSPPVATLPSAEARPVEGTERLALLDALRGFALAGVFISNVSLWFSGRVFMTRAQIEAMLQSAALVDVVMMRTVQFLVFGKFITLFSFLFGLGFAVQLDRAEKRGASIVPLYSRRLGVLLTIGLVHLFLLWFGDILSTYAVLGFGLLLFRKRTDKTLLLWAAAFTLLVPLVTLFIQKWPELFGSAESAKAVAKAAQEHSEAIKAQTLAAFSKGGYFDVVRANAAFYFGDFIKPLVYILFPLLGRFLLGLLAGRSRLFHDVSQHRPLLRKVLIWGLVAGVIGNGSNLVLQQLFLRKVLDPDSLPWLPFVMTVVRQLGELGLAAFYATGFALLFQRPTWQRVLSVLAPVGRMALTNYLSQTVISLLVFYGYGLGFIGKLRPVVVIAIPVGIFAVQIVLSHLWLSRFRFGPTEWVWRSLTYGKAQPMRKGPVTSTGDEAVA, encoded by the coding sequence ATGAGCTCCTCCCCTCCCGTTGCAACGCTCCCGTCCGCCGAGGCCCGCCCGGTTGAAGGCACCGAGCGCCTGGCACTCCTCGACGCGCTGCGTGGCTTCGCGCTGGCCGGGGTCTTCATCTCCAACGTCTCGCTGTGGTTCAGCGGACGGGTCTTCATGACTCGCGCGCAGATCGAGGCCATGTTGCAGAGCGCCGCGCTCGTGGATGTCGTCATGATGCGCACCGTGCAGTTCCTGGTGTTCGGGAAGTTCATCACCCTCTTCTCGTTCCTCTTCGGGCTGGGCTTCGCGGTGCAGCTGGATCGGGCCGAAAAGCGCGGGGCCTCCATCGTCCCGCTCTACTCCCGCCGGCTGGGGGTGCTGCTGACGATCGGCCTCGTGCACCTGTTCCTGCTCTGGTTCGGAGACATCCTCAGCACCTACGCGGTGCTGGGCTTCGGGCTGCTCCTGTTCCGCAAGCGCACGGACAAGACGCTGCTCCTCTGGGCCGCTGCCTTCACCCTCCTCGTGCCCCTGGTCACGCTCTTCATCCAGAAGTGGCCTGAGCTCTTCGGCTCGGCCGAGAGCGCCAAGGCCGTCGCCAAGGCAGCCCAGGAGCACTCCGAGGCCATCAAGGCCCAGACCCTGGCGGCCTTCTCGAAGGGCGGCTACTTCGACGTGGTGCGTGCCAACGCCGCCTTCTACTTCGGGGACTTCATCAAGCCCCTGGTGTACATCCTGTTCCCGCTCCTGGGCCGCTTCCTCCTGGGCCTGCTGGCGGGCCGCAGCCGGCTCTTCCACGACGTCTCCCAGCACCGGCCCCTGCTGCGCAAGGTGCTCATCTGGGGCCTCGTGGCGGGCGTGATCGGCAACGGCTCCAACCTGGTGCTGCAGCAGCTCTTCCTCCGCAAGGTGCTCGACCCGGACAGCCTGCCGTGGCTGCCGTTCGTGATGACGGTGGTGCGGCAGCTGGGTGAGCTGGGGCTCGCGGCCTTCTACGCGACGGGCTTCGCCCTCCTCTTCCAGCGCCCCACCTGGCAGCGAGTGCTCTCGGTGCTCGCCCCCGTGGGCCGCATGGCGCTGACGAACTACCTGAGCCAGACCGTCATCAGCCTGCTCGTCTTCTATGGATATGGGCTCGGCTTCATCGGCAAGCTCAGGCCCGTGGTGGTCATCGCCATCCCCGTGGGCATCTTCGCGGTCCAGATCGTCCTGAGCCACCTGTGGCTGTCGCGCTTCCGCTTCGGCCCCACCGAGTGGGTGTGGCGCTCGCTGACCTACGGCAAGGCCCAGCCCATGCGCAAAGGCCCCGTCACGTCTACCGGAGATGAGGCCGTGGCGTAG